A single region of the Coregonus clupeaformis isolate EN_2021a unplaced genomic scaffold, ASM2061545v1 scaf0069, whole genome shotgun sequence genome encodes:
- the LOC121556163 gene encoding transmembrane emp24 domain-containing protein 10: MARFAALLLLPVLIESVLSISFFLPVNSRKCLREEIHKDVLVTGEYEISEQSNTKTNLKITDSSGHTLYSKEDATKGKFAFTTEDYDMFEVCFESKSPMGTGRIPDQLVNLDMKHGVEAKNYEEIAKVEKLKPLEVELRRLEDLSESIVNDFAYMKKREEEMRDTNESTNTRVLYFSIFSMCCLIGLATWQVFYLRRFFKAKKLIE; the protein is encoded by the exons ATGGCTCGGTTCGCTGCTCTACTGCTTTTACCGGTTCTCATTGAATCGGTATTGtcaatttctttctttttacCGGTAAATTCAAGGAAATGTTTACGGGAAGAGATCCACAAAGACGTGCTAGTCACGGGGGAGTATGAAATCAGCGAGCAGTCCAACACAAAAACCAACCTGAAG ATCACAGACTCGTCGGGACACACCCTCTACTCAAAGGAAGATGCAACGAAAGGGAAGTTTGCCTTCACAACAGAGGATTATGACATGTTTGAAGTGTGCTTTGAGAGCAAGTCACCCATGG GAACTGGGAGGATCCCTGACCAGCTGGTTAATCTGGACATGAAACACGGAGTGGAGGCCAAGAACTATGAAGAG ATCGCCAAGGTGGAGAAGCTGAAGCCCCTGGAGGTGGAGCTAAGGCGACTGGAGGACCTATCAGAGTCCATCGTCAATGACTTTGCCTACAtgaagaagagggaggaggagatgagagacacCAACG AGTCCACCAACACACGTGTCCTGTACTTCAGCATTTTCTCTATGTGCTGTCTGATTGGCCTGGCCACCTGGCAGGTCTTCTACCTACGACGCTTCTTCAAGGCAAAGAAGCTCATCGAGTAG